Below is a window of Cryobacterium sp. PAMC25264 DNA.
GTCCCGAAGCGGACAACTGGTCCCGGTGTGCCGGGGCCACTTGTCCGGATCGGTAATAGTTGCGCCTTGTGTGAGCGGCCGGGGCGCCGGGGATGGCAGGAGATACCCGAGTATTGGCAGTCGTCGGCACGCCCGGGCGGCGCGGGCATCCCTACGCTGGAGGCATGCCGATCACACCCGACACCAAAGACTGGACCTGGGTGCTCGAGCGCCCCTGCCCCGAGTGCGGATTCTCCTCCGCCGAGGTGGACTATGACGATGTTCCCGGCCTCATCCGGGCGAACGCGGCGGCCTGGGCGCCCGTTCTGCAGCGCCCTAATGTGGCGGTACGGCCCGACGACACGACCTGGTCGGCGCTGGAGTACGCCGCTCACGTGCGCGACGTGTTCCGCATCTTCGCCTTGCGCCTACGCCTGATGCTCACCGAGGACGACCCGCTGTTCGCGAATTGGGATCAGGACGTCACGGCCGTGGCGGAGAGGTACAACGAGCAGGACCCACACACCGTGGCGGCGGAGCTGGCCGCCGCCGCGGCATCCGTTGCTGACGCCTTCGCCGCGGTGCCGGCCGCCGACCGCGACCGCACCGGGCGGCGCAGCGACGGCGCCCGGTTCACCGTGACCACGCTGGCCCAGTACTTCGTCCACGACCCCACCCACCACCTGCACGACGTCGTCGCCTGATCCGCGCCGGCCCGACACGGCCGGCCGGGCCGGTGATGGTGCCGCGCCGCGGGGGCG
It encodes the following:
- a CDS encoding DinB family protein, with the translated sequence MPITPDTKDWTWVLERPCPECGFSSAEVDYDDVPGLIRANAAAWAPVLQRPNVAVRPDDTTWSALEYAAHVRDVFRIFALRLRLMLTEDDPLFANWDQDVTAVAERYNEQDPHTVAAELAAAAASVADAFAAVPAADRDRTGRRSDGARFTVTTLAQYFVHDPTHHLHDVVA